From the genome of Chelmon rostratus isolate fCheRos1 chromosome 1, fCheRos1.pri, whole genome shotgun sequence, one region includes:
- the mafa gene encoding transcription factor Maf, with the protein MASELAMSNSDLPTSPLAMEYVNDFDLMKFEVKKEPVEPDRNISQCSRLIAGGSLSSTPMSTPCSSVPPSPSFSAPSPGSGSEQKTHIEDFYWMSGYQQQLNPEALGFSPEDAVEALINSSHQLQSFDGYARGQQFAGAAGAGGTMAGEEMGSAAAVVSAVIAAAAAQNGGQHHHHHHHHHSSSHHQTPGAQSNGSSGTIHPHMRLEERFSDDQLVTMSVRELNRQLRGVSKEEVIRLKQKRRTLKNRGYAQSCRYKRVQQRHVLEGEKTQLIQQVDHLKQEISRLVRERDAYKEKYEKLISNGFRENGSSSDNNPSSPEFFM; encoded by the coding sequence ATGGCATCAGAGCTGGCAATGAGCAACTCCGACCTGCCCACCAGTCCCCTGGCCATGGAATATGTTAATGACTTCGATCTGATGAAGTTTGAAGTGAAAAAGGAGCCGGTGGAGCCCGATCGCAACATCAGCCAGTGCAGTCGCCTTATCGCCGGGGGATCCTTGTCTTCCACCCCGATGAGCACGCCGTGCAGCTCGGTGCCCCCTTCCCCAAGCTTCTCGGCACCCAGTCCGGGCTCCGGGAGCGAGCAGAAGACACACATAGAGGATTTCTACTGGATGTCCGGTTACCAACAGCAGTTGAATCCAGAGGCGCTGGGCTTCAGCCCCGAAGACGCGGTCGAGGCGCTGATCAACAGCAGTCACCAGCTCCAGTCCTTCGATGGCTACGCCAGGGGACAGCAGTTTGCTGGCGCAGCCGGAGCAGGAGGCACCATGGCCGGGGAAGAGATGGGGTCCGCCGCGGCGGTGGTGTCGGCAGTCATCGCTGCGGCAGCCGCTCAGAACGGAGggcagcaccaccaccaccaccatcaccaccacagcagcagccaccacCAGACACCCGGCGCCCAGTCCAACGGCTCTTCTGGGACAATTCACCCACACATGCGCCTGGAGGAGCGGTTTTCTGACGACCAGCTGGTCACCATGTCAGTGCGGGAGCTCAACCGGCAACTACGGGGGGTCAGCAAGGAAGAAGTGATCCGAttgaaacagaagaggaggaccCTAAAGAACAGAGGCTACGCTCAGTCCTGCCGGTACAAGCGGGTCCAGCAGCGGCACGtcctggagggagagaagacGCAACTTATACAGCAGGTCGATCACCTAAAGCAGGAGATCTCCAGGCTGGTCCGGGAGAGGGACGCGTACAAAGAAAAGTATGAGAAGCTCATCAGCAACGGCTTCAGAGAAAATGGATCCAGCAGCGACAACAACCCTTCATCCCCGGAGTTTTTCATGTGA